From the genome of Bos indicus isolate NIAB-ARS_2022 breed Sahiwal x Tharparkar chromosome 2, NIAB-ARS_B.indTharparkar_mat_pri_1.0, whole genome shotgun sequence:
CATCAAGACTGCTCAGGCTACCACCCGAAAGCGTGGCATCCTTCTGTCCCTGATTATCTGGGTGTCCATTGTGGGCGCAGCATCCTACTTCTTCGTCCTGGACTCGACCAACAGGGAGCCCAACAAGACTGGCTCAGCCAACATCACACGCTGCTTTGAACATTACGAGAAGGGCAGCATCCCGGTCCTCACCATCCACATCTTCCTGGTGTTCAGCTTCTTCCTCGTCTTCCTCATCATCCTCTTTTGCAACTTGGTCATCATCCGCACGCTGCTCACGCAGCAGGTGCAAATACAGCGCAACGCCGAGGTCAAGCGCCGGGCGCTCTGGATGGTCTGCACCGTCCTGGCTGTGTTCATCATCTGTTTCGTGCCCCACCACCTCGTGCAGCTGCCCTGGACCCTGGCCGAGCTGGGCTTCCAGGACACCGACTTCCACCAGGCGATTAACGATGCACATCAGGTCACTCTCTGCCTCCTTAGTACCAACTGTGTCTTAGACCCCATTATCTACTGTTTCCTCACCAAGAAGTTCCGCAAGCACCTCACCGAGAAGTTGTACAGTATGCGCGAGAGCCGGAAGTGCTCCCGGGCCACCTCGGAGACGGGCACGGAAGTGGTCATGCAGCTCAAAGATGTCCCTGTCAAATCCCTCAAATATTAGTCTAACTGTTGGAGCCAGGCCCGGAGGCTTCTTCTCCATGGACATCATCGACTGacctgaggggtgggggagggaaggggtgtCTGCCATGGTCCTGGCACCTCCTCCCTGGGCACTGGTGGCTGGTTAGGTATGGAGGCTACCTCACCAAGGTGGGGGTGCTGGCAGAACCAGACCGCTGGGAAATTCAGAACTTGAATGAGCCCCTTCAGCCACCTTTGGACACATGCCATATAACCTTGGCTGGCAGAGTCATCCCAGTGTGATAGCTCTGGAAGGGATGTCAGGACCAGGGGGGCAGTCCTTGGGAGCAGACCCTGAGTCACCCCGTTCACGCCAGCAAGGTGGCAGTCCCAAATGAGTCAGGCCCACAGTTTTGGCCCACCACTCCTGTTATCactgaaaagacagagaagggcTTTGGGGAAAGGGATGCGCCCCTGGCTATGGCACTGTCTTTGGGATCGActtctgagctgggaagatcccacccaGTCTCCACTCACAGGCACAGGCACTCACAATTCTTTGCGACACTTCCTAGGGGAGGGCCCCAGGTGAAAGGGGAGCCACTTCCACCCGGCTTGGTGGAACATTTTCCTAAATCATGTATAAACCTCTACTGAGTGGTGACCAGCAAAGATAGAACATGCATGGACCAAAAACTAGGACAGGGAGCCTTTCTCCTGAATCAGATGCGTCTCTTCCACCGGCCTGGGGTAGCTCTGGGGCAGCGGGAGAAACTCAACTGCCACTTCCACTGTCTGTCTTAACAAGGAACTCTGAGAAAGTAACTCCTGTGAGGCAGCCACCCACTGTGGACGGGCAAGGCCCGTCAAAGCCAAATTGGGGCCCTCCAGGCCACTGTGATGCCTGGAGGCTTCCATGGGAAACAACACTCAGGCTAAGAAGTGCCTGCGGGTAGGTGAGGCCTCCAGGGTGGAAAGAGCCTGtcatctcccctccctgcctcactTTCTGGGAGGCCCCTCTGATTTAGCTCCTAGGAGGTGAGGGGAGCAACTATAATCCCTAGGGAAGGCAGGCACTTTGAACTCTGAGTGCAGAAGAGAGGGGGAAACTTCTCTTGAGGAGCTTTGGATGTCGGATCCTCCTCTCGCACCCTGAGCACCTGCAGTGTGAACCCAGCAGCCTCAGACTCAGGGGCTTGGAGGAGCCTGCCCCGATTTCCAGAAACCATCCTCCCTTCCAGCCAGTGTCCCTGCAAGGCTGGGATCCTGGTTTCCGGCACACTGGGATGATTTTCATAAATGCCTCTCAAAGGGCTAGTGACCTGCTTAGTCCAGTCGCCTT
Proteins encoded in this window:
- the PTAFR gene encoding platelet-activating factor receptor, translating into MTSLYFQHIEMEPNNSFRVDSEFRYTLFPIFYSIVFVLGVIANSYVLWVFARLYPSKKFNEIKIFMVNLTMADLLFLVTLPLWIVYYYNQGDWILPKFLCNLAGCFFFINTYCSVAFLAVITYNRFQAVTRPIKTAQATTRKRGILLSLIIWVSIVGAASYFFVLDSTNREPNKTGSANITRCFEHYEKGSIPVLTIHIFLVFSFFLVFLIILFCNLVIIRTLLTQQVQIQRNAEVKRRALWMVCTVLAVFIICFVPHHLVQLPWTLAELGFQDTDFHQAINDAHQVTLCLLSTNCVLDPIIYCFLTKKFRKHLTEKLYSMRESRKCSRATSETGTEVVMQLKDVPVKSLKY